One window from the genome of Musa acuminata AAA Group cultivar baxijiao chromosome BXJ1-4, Cavendish_Baxijiao_AAA, whole genome shotgun sequence encodes:
- the LOC103983456 gene encoding protein ASPARTIC PROTEASE IN GUARD CELL 1-like — protein MMVAENTHSRLFLLFLFSLLTLSTSPAMSLHPEVQSTGYPTTATLDVSTSLAQAHLALSYRPPSSTELPSHLLPYDPSSAISVALHSRDFLPSFVGSSAHGHPDYKALTLARLFRDVARVRSIAVRATLAFGAVADSVLNPNTDVKALQIAAVNSIMGSVISGASMGSGEYFSRVGVGSPPKPLYMILDTGSDVSWVQCLPCADCYEQSDPVFDPSDSSSYTLLSCDSSLCHSLALSACRNSTYSSSGPAAAADERCLYQVMYGDGSYTVGDFATETLTFGGSASVSEVAMGCGHDNEGVFDSAAGLLGLGGGPLSFPTQISARSITYCLVDRDSNASSILNISTAASTPSSTLTAPLLRNPLLDTFYYVELTGISVGGKMLPIPPSAFAIDESTGAGGVIVDSGTSVTRLQEAAYATLRDDFQAQMDALPPAERMIPFDTCYNLSSRASVTVPSVAFHFPEGKALLLPAKNYLIPVNDEGTYCLAFAPSPVAFSIIGNVQQQGTRVIFDLVNDRVGFTPDMC, from the coding sequence ATGATGGTGGCGGAGAATACGCACAGccgcctcttccttctctttctgtTCTCCTTACTCACGCTCTCCACATCCCCAGCCATGTCTCTTCACCCCGAGGTGCAGAGCACCGGATACCCCACTACCGCCACGCTCGACGTCTCCACAAGCCTCGCTCAAGCCCACCTTGCTCTCTCGTACCGCCCCCCCTCCTCCACCGAGCTCCCTTCCCACCTCCTCCCTTATGACCCCTCCTCCGCAATCTCCGTCGCCCTTCACTCGCGAGACTTCCTCCCCTCGTTCGTTGGCTCCTCCGCCCACGGCCACCCCGACTATAAGGCCCTGACCCTCGCTCGCCTGTTCCGCGACGTAGCCCGCGTCCGCTCTATCGCGGTCCGCGCCACCCTCGCCTTCGGCGCTGTCGCCGACTCCGTTCTGAATCCCAACACGGACGTGAAGGCCCTCCAGATCGCCGCCGTGAACTCGATTATGGGTTCTGTTATCTCCGGGGCCAGCATGGGAAGCGGCGAGTACTTCTCCAGGGTGGGGGTCGGCAGCCCTCCAAAGCCCCTCTACATGATCCTCGACACCGGCAGCGACGTCAGCTGGGTCCAGTGCCTTCCCTGCGCCGACTGCTACGAGCAGTCCGACCCCGTCTTCGACCCCTCCGACTCCTCCTCTTACACCCTCCTCTCTTGCGACTCTTCCCTATGTCACTCTCTCGCCCTCTCTGCTTGCCGCAACTCCACATACTCCTCCTCCGGCCCCGCCGCCGCAGCCGATGAAAGATGCCTGTACCAGGTCATGTACGGCGACGGGTCCTACACCGTCGGGGACTTCGCCACCGAGACGCTGACATTCGGCGGCTCGGCCTCGGTCTCGGAGGTGGCCATGGGTTGCGGCCACGATAACGAGGGGGTTTTCGACAGCGCGGCCGGGCTGCTGGGCCTGGGCGGCGGGCCACTCTCTTTTCCCACCCAGATCTCGGCCCGTTCCATCACCTACTGCCTCGTTGATCGTGACTCCAACGCCTCCTCCATCCTCAACATCAGCACCGCCGCCTCCACCCCCTCGTCGACCTTGACGGCACCCCTCCTCCGCAACCCTCTACTGGACACCTTCTACTACGTCGAGCTGACGGGTATTAGCGTGGGCGGGAAAATGCTGCCCATCCCGCCGTCGGCTTTCGCGATAGACGAGAGCACCGGAGCCGGGGGCGTGATTGTGGATTCCGGCACGTCGGTAACGCGGCTGCAGGAAGCGGCGTATGCTACGCTGCGGGACGACTTCCAGGCGCAGATGGACGCTCTACCGCCGGCGGAGAGGATGATACCGTTCGACACGTGCTACAACCTGTCATCGCGGGCGAGCGTGACGGTGCCGTCGGTGGCGTTCCACTTCCCGGAGGGGAAGGCGCTGCTGCTGCCAGCGAAGAACTACCTGATCCCGGTGAACGACGAGGGCACCTACTGCCTGGCCTTCGCACCTTCCCCGGTCGCGTTCTCGATTATCGGTAACGTACAGCAACAGGGGACACGTGTCATATTTGACCTCGTCAACGACCGGGTGGGCTTCACCCCTGATATGTGCTGA
- the LOC135666544 gene encoding protein PLASTID MOVEMENT IMPAIRED 2-like isoform X1 yields MESNRAPLPEISTFFCLKDLSSQCKELIFAEMKVNKLINRKKVAEREKVQLLSELCVADDEAKDLTIRIEEAHAKAITYKLKLQSLKNSDTSEDEQLMILPPKSSRQYTEILREVDDVKQQICGLKLDIASALQEKARARSEIESSSAEARSYSRYKEELRREIDEVNVEQEFIDLARIEADGEFRRLEAQREAEAAHFTESVRKANSRIDGLRREITSAKQLQATLMITSLDVDALQNEMEFIRAAEKSYQKTYLVEDTGRMEEEQETDISLLRSTKAELEAAKNELSTVKEEGYKLMDEMDGIRKELIRIADGKEQSSRAKQNSDSCFETLNTKLHKAMSKMESASMAEKRADAIVANLSAALQQLHSDIDAAKREAELVSEETKAVRMETEKTRMYTQSLKERLQEAMEELNTVKAAEANALEGLKAITESTMRERAISSIWSSTITISKFEYYYLTKQAKAAQEVADKKVAAAQAWMEALKAKTEERRMNAETDPTQSWVLVPVERESLSKPKKGSVLKKAIKKEINHHEEEREQKLVQSHDMKLAIAMPRRSLTVSGVSGTSRRLHASRKSNSTKQRPSSAFTPPSSVHKKGKLVNTLVRFLTTPKQRWGSKRNV; encoded by the exons ATGGAGAGCAACCGCGCTCCCCTCCCGGAG ATCTCCACTTTTTTTTGTCTGAAGGATTTGTCTTCGCAATGCAAAGAGCTCATCTTTGCTGAGATGAAGGTGAACAAGTTGATCAACAGGAAGAAAGTCGCTGAAAGAGAAAAGGTTCAGTTGCTATCTGAGCTCTGCGTCGCCGACGACGAAGCAAAAGACTTAACGATAAGGATCGAGGAAGCTCACGCCAAAGCCATCACCTACAAGCTGAAGCTCCAAAGCCTGAAGAATTCTGACACGAGTGAAGATGAACAACTCATGATCCTTCCTCCGAAAAGCAGCCGCCAGTATACCGAAATTTTGAGAGAAGTGGATGATGTCAAACAGCAAATATGCGGCCTTAAACTCGACATTGCTTCCGCTTTACAGGAGAAAGCCAGAGCTCGGTCGGAGATTGAATCCTCGAGTGCAGAGGCTCGGTCGTATTCGAGGTACAAAGAAGAGCTACGAAGGGAGATCGACGAAGTAAATGTAGAGCAAGAATTCATTGATCTTGCTAGAATCGAGGCCGACGGAGAGTTCAGACGCTTAGAAGCTCAAAGAGAGGCAGAAGCAGCTCATTTCACTGAAAGCGTGCGAAAAGCTAACTCCAGAATTGATGGCCTCCGCAGAGAGATTACTTCTGCCAAGCAGCTGCAGGCGACGCTAATGATAACTTCTTTGGATGTCGATGCCTTGCAGAATGAGATGGAGTTCATTAGAGCAGCAGAGAAGAGCTATCAAAAGACATATTTGGTAGAAGACACTGGTAGAATGGAGGAAGAGCAGGAGACTGATATCTCTCTGTTACGATCGACCAAGGCGGAGTTGGAGGCAGCCAAGAATGAATTATCGACTgttaaagaagaagggtacaaaCTCATGGATGAAATGGATGGCATAAGGAAGGAACTGATAAGAATTGCTGATGGAAAGGAGCAATCGAGCAGAGCGAAGCAGAATTCTGATTCCTGCTTTGAGACTCTCAACACCAAGCTACACAAAGCCATGTCGAAGATGGAATCTGCTTCGATGGCGGAGAAGAGAGCTGATGCAATAGTCGCAAATCTCTCAGCCGCACTGCAACAGCTCCACTCCGACATAGATGCAGCGAAGAGGGAAGCAGAACTGGTCTCTGAAGAAACTAAAGCAGTGAGAATGGAGACCGAGAAGACCAGAATGTACACTCAGTCACTAAAAGAAAGGCTTCAGGAGGCAATGGAGGAGCTCAACACGGTGAAAGCAGCAGAAGCGAACGCTCTCGAGGGGCTGAAGGCGATTACCGAAAGCACCATGAGGGAAAGGGCAATCTCATCTATTTGGAGCTCCACCATTACCATCTCCAAGTTCGAGTACTACTATTTGACTAAGCAGGCAAAGGCAGCTCAGGAAGTTGCGGACAAAAAGGTGGCAGCGGCTCAAGCATGGATGGAAGCGTTGAAGGCTAAAACCGAGGAGAGAAGAATGAACGCTGAAACTGATCCGACGCAGAGCTGGGTGCTTGTGCCAGTCGAAAGGGAATCACTTTCCAAGCCAAAGAAAGGATCGGTTCTTAAGAAGGCGATCAAGAAGGAGATAAATCACCATGAAGAAGAACGAGAGCAGAAGCTTGTCCAGTCTCATGACATGAAGCTTGCGATAGCGATGCCGAGAAGATCGCTTACTGTAAGCGGTGTCTCAGGGACATCGAGGAGGCTTCATGCTTCAAGAAAGTCGAATTCAACGAAGCAGCGGCCGAGCTCCGCCTTCACTCCTCCATCCTCGGTTCACAAGAAGGGGAAGTTGGTGAACACCTTGGTTAGGTTTCTTACGACTCCAAAGCAGCGTTGGGGTTCAAAACGCAACGTGTAA
- the LOC135666544 gene encoding protein PLASTID MOVEMENT IMPAIRED 2-like isoform X2 — translation MESNRAPLPEDLSSQCKELIFAEMKVNKLINRKKVAEREKVQLLSELCVADDEAKDLTIRIEEAHAKAITYKLKLQSLKNSDTSEDEQLMILPPKSSRQYTEILREVDDVKQQICGLKLDIASALQEKARARSEIESSSAEARSYSRYKEELRREIDEVNVEQEFIDLARIEADGEFRRLEAQREAEAAHFTESVRKANSRIDGLRREITSAKQLQATLMITSLDVDALQNEMEFIRAAEKSYQKTYLVEDTGRMEEEQETDISLLRSTKAELEAAKNELSTVKEEGYKLMDEMDGIRKELIRIADGKEQSSRAKQNSDSCFETLNTKLHKAMSKMESASMAEKRADAIVANLSAALQQLHSDIDAAKREAELVSEETKAVRMETEKTRMYTQSLKERLQEAMEELNTVKAAEANALEGLKAITESTMRERAISSIWSSTITISKFEYYYLTKQAKAAQEVADKKVAAAQAWMEALKAKTEERRMNAETDPTQSWVLVPVERESLSKPKKGSVLKKAIKKEINHHEEEREQKLVQSHDMKLAIAMPRRSLTVSGVSGTSRRLHASRKSNSTKQRPSSAFTPPSSVHKKGKLVNTLVRFLTTPKQRWGSKRNV, via the exons ATGGAGAGCAACCGCGCTCCCCTCCCGGAG GATTTGTCTTCGCAATGCAAAGAGCTCATCTTTGCTGAGATGAAGGTGAACAAGTTGATCAACAGGAAGAAAGTCGCTGAAAGAGAAAAGGTTCAGTTGCTATCTGAGCTCTGCGTCGCCGACGACGAAGCAAAAGACTTAACGATAAGGATCGAGGAAGCTCACGCCAAAGCCATCACCTACAAGCTGAAGCTCCAAAGCCTGAAGAATTCTGACACGAGTGAAGATGAACAACTCATGATCCTTCCTCCGAAAAGCAGCCGCCAGTATACCGAAATTTTGAGAGAAGTGGATGATGTCAAACAGCAAATATGCGGCCTTAAACTCGACATTGCTTCCGCTTTACAGGAGAAAGCCAGAGCTCGGTCGGAGATTGAATCCTCGAGTGCAGAGGCTCGGTCGTATTCGAGGTACAAAGAAGAGCTACGAAGGGAGATCGACGAAGTAAATGTAGAGCAAGAATTCATTGATCTTGCTAGAATCGAGGCCGACGGAGAGTTCAGACGCTTAGAAGCTCAAAGAGAGGCAGAAGCAGCTCATTTCACTGAAAGCGTGCGAAAAGCTAACTCCAGAATTGATGGCCTCCGCAGAGAGATTACTTCTGCCAAGCAGCTGCAGGCGACGCTAATGATAACTTCTTTGGATGTCGATGCCTTGCAGAATGAGATGGAGTTCATTAGAGCAGCAGAGAAGAGCTATCAAAAGACATATTTGGTAGAAGACACTGGTAGAATGGAGGAAGAGCAGGAGACTGATATCTCTCTGTTACGATCGACCAAGGCGGAGTTGGAGGCAGCCAAGAATGAATTATCGACTgttaaagaagaagggtacaaaCTCATGGATGAAATGGATGGCATAAGGAAGGAACTGATAAGAATTGCTGATGGAAAGGAGCAATCGAGCAGAGCGAAGCAGAATTCTGATTCCTGCTTTGAGACTCTCAACACCAAGCTACACAAAGCCATGTCGAAGATGGAATCTGCTTCGATGGCGGAGAAGAGAGCTGATGCAATAGTCGCAAATCTCTCAGCCGCACTGCAACAGCTCCACTCCGACATAGATGCAGCGAAGAGGGAAGCAGAACTGGTCTCTGAAGAAACTAAAGCAGTGAGAATGGAGACCGAGAAGACCAGAATGTACACTCAGTCACTAAAAGAAAGGCTTCAGGAGGCAATGGAGGAGCTCAACACGGTGAAAGCAGCAGAAGCGAACGCTCTCGAGGGGCTGAAGGCGATTACCGAAAGCACCATGAGGGAAAGGGCAATCTCATCTATTTGGAGCTCCACCATTACCATCTCCAAGTTCGAGTACTACTATTTGACTAAGCAGGCAAAGGCAGCTCAGGAAGTTGCGGACAAAAAGGTGGCAGCGGCTCAAGCATGGATGGAAGCGTTGAAGGCTAAAACCGAGGAGAGAAGAATGAACGCTGAAACTGATCCGACGCAGAGCTGGGTGCTTGTGCCAGTCGAAAGGGAATCACTTTCCAAGCCAAAGAAAGGATCGGTTCTTAAGAAGGCGATCAAGAAGGAGATAAATCACCATGAAGAAGAACGAGAGCAGAAGCTTGTCCAGTCTCATGACATGAAGCTTGCGATAGCGATGCCGAGAAGATCGCTTACTGTAAGCGGTGTCTCAGGGACATCGAGGAGGCTTCATGCTTCAAGAAAGTCGAATTCAACGAAGCAGCGGCCGAGCTCCGCCTTCACTCCTCCATCCTCGGTTCACAAGAAGGGGAAGTTGGTGAACACCTTGGTTAGGTTTCTTACGACTCCAAAGCAGCGTTGGGGTTCAAAACGCAACGTGTAA